ATTTCCTCTATGTTCTATTTGAAAACAATACGCGTATGACTAACTTCAGGCCGGCCATAAAGCTTGGTGTCAGCTGCAACTTGTACTAACTCTACTTATATAAGGCACAGACTATTTGACACATCTATTATGCTGTCGTCTTACAATATGGTTCAAATCACATTTGAACCCGCGAAGTACACGTTTAAGGCACTTCACTTTCCATAGTCTAAGATTGAGGCCGTTAAGTACAATAAATAGAAGCAAATATTTCGAAGTCCCGCTTCGACTATCAGACGAGTGCGCGGCTCGCCAGCTAACGCTACATCTAATAAAGGGATCATAGCAAACATCGTGTACAAATTAATAAAGTGACATTTCTAATAcgcaaataaatgtattattccCTCGTGTAATGTTGTTTTGTTACCCGTCTGTTTTCCTACTTTTAACAAAAGTAATAAGAAAAGGACGAGGAGATTGATATGTGATTTGATCGAACTGACGTAACAGAAACAATGAACCAGAGTGTGCGCTAGGCAACCCTCGGCCAGTATAGAAACAGATGTGGGCGTCAGAACTAACCGGAGCGGCGGCCGCCGGTGAAGGCGCGGAACAATACTGGGACCTGATTCCAAGGTGTTATTAACTGGTTTCTTACAATCAATTTTCTCACAATTAAACAGGCTGAAGTGTATTGCGCGACAATACGACAATACGGCGCGGTGCGGTGGTGCGGTGGTGCACCGGGAAAGCGGCGCCGCAAAAACCCTGCGCTGTTTTTCAACAAGGTTGAACAATAGGAAGAAACTATTTACTCACAGTAGGGAGAGGCGCGCCGCGGTGCCACCCGCTTTCCAACGCGCGCACGCTCGTTTAATTGCCATTACGGATAAACATCATTTGCATTGTTCGCACTCTGGAGAAAATTAATTGCCTCACAACCGATCGGCCGACGAAAGAAATCGACGGACACACGCCTCACGCCTCGCATCCAACACTTGATTTATTTGCCTTGCTCCCGGTTTTAACTTACGGTAAATCGCGTCAGGGAAATTCCGCGGCACCGCGCAACGGGCACCGGGCGGGCACTCCACCAGTCCATTATCGCGCGGAACTCGTCCCGGACTGTGACACTGCGTGCCTCGTTTGCACTGTGCTGATGTTTGCGACGCGACCCTCGCGGCGTCACCCGCCTTACACTTTGAACCATAGCATTATTCACGTAACTAACTAAATTAAGCGGCGCCCGCCTCTTGCTTCTGTTGTATGATGGACTCCCACTGCGCGATCAGTCTGGTAGAGCTGGGCGCGAGGAATTGTTCACCGGGCGCGAGCTCGCACAGTTCGGCGAGGGACTTGGCCGGCTTTAGGCTACCGATGGACTCGTGTCCGGAGCTATTCCGGGGTGATGGCGACCTTAGTTCCTCGTTAAGCGCCTCGTATAACTCGCCTATCGATTTGGTCGGCTTTAATTTGCCGGGCGGGGGGATCTCCTCATCTTCAGACTCAGAGTTAGTCTCCTCATCGGTGAGCTCCAAATCGAAAGGTTTCTGTTTCTTCCTCATCCTCTTTAGCTCCTGTTCTCTATCTTTCATCTCCTGCAGTTCTTTCTGAATCTTTTCTTCGACGGGCACGTAACCTTTGCGCATCGGTTTGCCTTCCGGGGTGCGTTCAATCACCGGTGGACTGAGCACGGGCGCGATGATGGGTGGCGTGGGGAACACGAGCGGAGGAGCCACGGCAGTGGGTGTGATGGCGCCCCCGGGAGAAGCCGGCAACTTTCCTTTGTTGGCAATGAACCGCTGCATGATGCCTTTGGTTCCGGTCTGGGGGGCGAAACGTCGCGTGTACCCATTTGTATTTAGAAGTGTTGGCGGTGTGGGCGGCGAGGGCGCGATAGGGCCCAGCAGCTGGGAGGTGGACACCGCTCTGTTCAGCGTCTTCTGTGGTTTGGGCTCTGCGTCGCCGTTCACGTGACCATTTTGGTGGTTAACGTCAATCGTGGACTCTGACATGAGTCTGCTCATCCTGAAGTGTCCTTCCTTGAACTCTCTCTCCCTCTCCGTCACTTCTATGATTTCCCTCTGGATCCTGGAGAGGGGATCCTCCTTTAACAGTGACTGTAACAGAAGAGAAAAGTAGCATTAAGAACAGAATAATAATCGAGATGTGCTGGTAATTCTTTACCAGTATGATCTTAGGgaggcaaaaaaaataattttgtatttagtatcacGTAGTTAATTTAAACTAagtttatatgaatttattccGGTGTTTGTTTAACAGATCTCAATTGCACACTAAATCGATAAAGCGACTATGTTATAATTGCGTCGTAATAAACCATAATTGGAGTGAAATAGTTTCATTGGCACATTCCGCACACGGAACTAAATTGATTCATATCTTTAAGTGTTGAATTTTAACACGTTGTTATGTCTATCTAGTTTTCATGTGTAGAAATTGGTTAATTGTTTTAGACACCATTTGGACCACGGGCGTTTATAAACGTCTAAtcttcttttatataatttaataatatattattatgttaataaatttgttactaTTTTCTCTTCGTGGTCAATATAACTTTATTAGGATGAACATTTTTCATGttactaattaattaagttaatcTTTAAACGGAATGAAACGCATATTTTCATAAATCCTTTCGAATTAAATAGTGCGTGCACCACGGCTTGTAGGCAAAAATAGACAGGCTGTATAGTACCTTTATGATAAATACCATATTATTTCAACCATAAATAACAACTCACTACGAACCCATCAAAATGTTCTCAGAGCGTTACGCCTTAAGTTCCCCATTTCCTTTGAACATAATTACATCCGTAGCTACTGGTATATTGGAGCTTGTCTTTCGGACCTTCGCATGTGGCACGGAAGTACGCGGCAGTTGGTCATACGGTTTCGGCTCGCAATGTTAATGTAGTGACATATGCTTTAATATTAAAGGCCATAACATATTGAAAAGAGGAATAAGTTTGACCTTACATTGCATAAATTGTCCCTTTTAATGTGttctaataattacaaaactaaacgattttgtttaatttttaaggttttaaaattgTGAAGCATTAGCggataaaatttcataaatctaCAGAAGGTACTCGTAAATAGTTACCCCAAACTGTTCACAGTAGAGCTTCTTTCTAGAGATGCTCCACAGTCAGCAttggcgatattttttttattaaaatcatactatttattagattaaaatctgtataaatagtatgatttacaaattttaataaaataaatatctccaAAGCGATTGAATGCCAAACAGTGCACAGTTTGACCTGGAGGCTCTCTAAATATATttccttacatttatataacGTAGGCGagaagtaaaacaattttaaaagatCCTTAAGGAGGTTAAGTATCATTCAGCAgcttaaataatgataaatatttacatattggAAAAAGgcattttttctattaaaagtaaaatcagAACTTTGTTAATGACGCATAAACGTGAGAAAATTTCTAATGACTAACAAGGATGTTGATAAACATGACCTAACGAACTAGCAACTAAGATGACGCGTCAGTTTGTACTTTACAGATAAATGTACAAAAcctaattactttattttcggACTTTTAAATTGAcgcttttaaaacaattatatctaagcgacaaatatattgaaaataagcTATAAGCATATTTGGAATTAGATTTTTCTGCGTCGTTTGCTTTCTACGtcaatttttgttattataattttattccgaaaatAGATAGTTTCTTTGGTATGATCGgcgatgatgatgaagatgatgatgagcggcgatagcctagttgggtgtggaacggactgccgagacgaatgtccgcaaatcatgtgtgtattctttgtgaatttatcgttcgctttaaaggtgatcgaaaacatcgtgaggaaacctgcacatctgagaagttctctataggaatttcgaaagtgtgtgaagtctaccaacccgcactaggccagcgtggtggactaaggcctaatccctctcagtagtagaggaggcccgtgctcagcagtgggcaagtatataatacagggctgatattattattattattattaatattattggtatgatcattaaattaaaatcaaaactttaaatcactcTACTGAAAAGTTGACTCAATGTCACTTAGATATGATTCCCTTTCAAGCGTCGACATATTACCCCCATAAAGTTATAGTTACCATTGGTCTGGAAGCTTACTTGGCCGAGTACCGTGGGGTAACGACTTTTGGGTTCGATTTCTACCGCGATATAGATTTATGTGTAAACCATAATACCTGTGTTCCCCAGGATAGGATATTGTACCAAATAAGGCGGTAAGGTCAGCATATCACATCATTGATCGGATATTAATTCAAAATCGGTGCACTAGaacgcctctgcttacccttttaGGGATAAAGACATGACATGTCAGGTTTGTTTGCGTCTATTGGAagtaaacataatgtttttattagcgTATCTGCGGGTCGGTCGTTACCGACTATCTGTACGTGCTCAGTTGACCTTACTTACGTGATAGATTAGCAAaccctacataatatatagttactaatatgcatatatgcggtctgcaaatagttctaatgataattagattctacataaacttTACAtcaaaggaagccggcaggaaaagggttatatggacgcttcgccactgcttcatttaaatgttttttaaataaattgtgaaaCAGTCTTTTAAAGCATATGTTTGTATTCATTGAGctaatttcatctttatgtcTTAGGATTAGAAACAAAACATTTCATATTAACGACGAAAGTGATTAAGGCAAGGGccttcataaacattatttagtaaAGAATCGTTATTAGTTAGATAATTCTCAGCTGACTAAGACTGTGTAGATTGAGACTTTCTGGGTTCCATCCCAGAGGCGAGTAGTTTAAGTTTGTCGGTTTGTTTAAGACGCAAATGGAAGGAAGGGAAATTCTGTTACTAATTAGTGCGTTTACTTGTAGTCCTGCATACCCCTCTAAGTTACAGGCGTGCATATAAtcatgcatatatttttttactcgaATATACCTCGCGCAGGTACCTGCCGCCGCTCGATTCCGGTGATACTTGACCTTAAGCTGCGACCTAAGGTGAGGTCACGATATATTTCCGATTTTATCAAGCCGTAGGTTCGTATGTTTCAACAATTAAGTATTTGTATGCTGTTCGAcaactttattgaaattattatttttatcacattacTGAATGTCTAGATGAGTTCATAGGACATAGGTATTTAACCCAATGGCATATAAACAACAACACCACCGAATAAGGACTTATTacttgatttcttatgtttagctACGCGGATATTAGacattggaaaaaaatattttccagatcttatcgcggttttttatattattaagtattattttctcccgacgtttcgaagactgcaaccttcatggtcacaggaggggttggtcgtccaaaaactcaaagttacaatccctaaattttacaattatataaaatttcacaaCGTAGggagtaaatataaaaaacctaataaaatctggaaaatagttatatttcaatacttattatttacttacattgaaTTGCCTACTTACAATTTATTAAGTACAAAATGGCATATAAGGCACACTCACGCCTcaaagtaataagtaatatcCAGTTATTACACTGATTACAATGTTCTTCCACAAGGAACGCAACAGTGCCTGCACACCGAAAACAGGaggtacttacataaaaaatctttgtttaatatcattattaaataattacaagttattgttttatattaatagtggAGCTTCTTTTAAATGCATGTTGCGACTCTTTAGAATGTAGTGCAtttgagtttattattattagagctatttataatgtaacaattagGTACTGGTGccccaataaataaattaaaaaaaaacgtgaaTAAATAGGAAACTTATTATGGACGCTTGCATTGAGAAATTTATAAAGGCAACCCAAATATTAGAACTGCCCACAACTTAAAAAACCAAGAAACTTGTCTTTGTATTTATCTGTCTACATTTGGGTTCAAAGACCCGTAAAGTCAATATCAATCAGCTTAATATCATAAACGCCAGACAAGGcttagttttattatagtatagatatgcttatatattttccttatattgAGCAGACATGGCATTATGGACAAGCGAAAATGTAATTTTGGCGccgataaaatatttaccaaaggACATTGGACGAAGAACGAATGGCGacgatagtatataatatttaagttgtaTTATTCGTATTATCTACACAAGAAACCTTAATGCAATCAAAAGAATTTTGAATGCACGAGTAGTGacaatttgttatataatagaaaagtcagaggtgtttgcccttgggaattgaacctgcggacattcgtctcggcagtccgttccacacccaactaggctatcgccgctttttcttatacttatctatatttatatatatccgtattaagcaataaattttaatataatgctGATATACAaatcatttacaataattaattaattatatcgcCCATAATGTAAAACGATCTTCACTCTCGTTGAGGTTTCTGAT
The nucleotide sequence above comes from Manduca sexta isolate Smith_Timp_Sample1 chromosome 11, JHU_Msex_v1.0, whole genome shotgun sequence. Encoded proteins:
- the LOC115449586 gene encoding proline-, glutamic acid- and leucine-rich protein 1 isoform X3, whose translation is MSRLMSESTIDVNHQNGHVNGDAEPKPQKTLNRAVSTSQLLGPIAPSPPTPPTLLNTNGYTRRFAPQTGTKGIMQRFIANKGKLPASPGGAITPTAVAPPLVFPTPPIIAPVLSPPVIERTPEGKPMRKGYVPVEEKIQKELQEMKDREQELKRMRKKQKPFDLELTDEETNSESEDEEIPPPGKLKPTKSIGELYEALNEELRSPSPRNSSGHESIGSLKPAKSLAELCELAPGEQFLAPSSTRLIAQWESIIQQKQEAGAA
- the LOC115449586 gene encoding uncharacterized protein LOC115449586 isoform X2 — encoded protein: MGESLLKEDPLSRIQREIIEVTEREREFKEGHFRMSRLMSESTIDVNHQNGHVNGDAEPKPQKTLNRAVSTSQLLGPIAPSPPTPPTLLNTNGYTRRFAPQTGTKGIMQRFIANKGKLPASPGGAITPTAVAPPLVFPTPPIIAPVLSPPVIERTPEGKPMRKGYVPVEEKIQKELQEMKDREQELKRMRKKQKPFDLELTDEETNSESEDEEIPPPGKLKPTKSIGELYEALNEELRSPSPRNSSGHESIGSLKPAKSLAELCELAPGEQFLAPSSTRLIAQWESIIQQKQEAGAA
- the LOC115449586 gene encoding uncharacterized protein LOC115449586 isoform X1 — its product is MWRADSLLKEDPLSRIQREIIEVTEREREFKEGHFRMSRLMSESTIDVNHQNGHVNGDAEPKPQKTLNRAVSTSQLLGPIAPSPPTPPTLLNTNGYTRRFAPQTGTKGIMQRFIANKGKLPASPGGAITPTAVAPPLVFPTPPIIAPVLSPPVIERTPEGKPMRKGYVPVEEKIQKELQEMKDREQELKRMRKKQKPFDLELTDEETNSESEDEEIPPPGKLKPTKSIGELYEALNEELRSPSPRNSSGHESIGSLKPAKSLAELCELAPGEQFLAPSSTRLIAQWESIIQQKQEAGAA